In one window of Desulfurella amilsii DNA:
- the hemL gene encoding glutamate-1-semialdehyde 2,1-aminomutase, which translates to MFDESKKLFEEAKKYIVGGVNSPVRAFKSVGIDPIFIKNAKGAYLYSEDDRQFIDYVSSFGPNILGHANNTIVNKVKAALENGFTYGACTKAEVDLAKRIVETFDSVELTRFVNSGTEAVMSAIRLARGFTQRENCLKFKGCYHGHYDGMLVGAGSGAATFGVPTSKGVIEDIAKHTLICEYNDFDAVKKIFQDYGHTIACVIVEPIAANMGVVLPKPGFLQFLRDITYQYNSLLIFDEVITGFRACYGGIQTLENIKPDLTILGKIIGGGFPLAMYGGNRDIMSLVSPEGPVYQAGTLSGNPIAVQAGIATLDMLKNTNPYNQLKLNTQILVSRTMGLANTYDIPLSENSFGSCFTFFFTENKPTNYPEVLKSNERLFKNFFLGMIKRGIYFAPSQFEANFLSTAHTKKDIEITINAAEEIFKELKDAKFIV; encoded by the coding sequence ATGTTTGACGAAAGCAAGAAATTATTCGAAGAGGCAAAAAAATACATTGTAGGTGGTGTTAATAGCCCCGTTAGGGCATTTAAAAGCGTTGGTATTGACCCAATTTTCATCAAAAACGCAAAAGGCGCATACCTATACAGTGAAGATGATAGACAATTTATCGATTATGTTTCGAGTTTTGGACCAAATATACTTGGGCATGCAAACAACACTATCGTAAATAAAGTAAAAGCAGCCTTAGAAAATGGCTTTACATACGGCGCTTGCACAAAAGCAGAAGTTGATCTTGCAAAAAGGATAGTAGAGACTTTTGACTCAGTAGAGCTAACGCGCTTTGTTAATTCAGGCACAGAAGCTGTAATGAGTGCTATTAGGCTTGCCAGAGGGTTTACGCAAAGGGAAAACTGTCTTAAATTTAAAGGCTGTTACCATGGACACTATGATGGAATGCTTGTAGGTGCTGGCTCTGGTGCTGCCACATTTGGCGTGCCAACAAGCAAGGGTGTTATAGAAGATATTGCAAAACACACGTTGATTTGCGAGTACAACGACTTTGACGCTGTTAAGAAAATCTTTCAAGACTACGGACACACCATAGCGTGCGTAATAGTTGAGCCAATTGCTGCAAATATGGGTGTAGTATTACCAAAACCTGGTTTTTTGCAATTTTTGCGAGATATTACATATCAGTATAATAGCTTGCTTATTTTTGATGAGGTTATAACAGGCTTTCGCGCGTGTTATGGTGGTATACAAACGTTAGAAAATATAAAACCCGACTTGACAATATTAGGCAAAATAATCGGCGGAGGATTTCCCCTTGCTATGTATGGAGGCAATAGAGACATCATGAGTCTTGTCAGTCCAGAAGGGCCAGTATATCAAGCTGGCACACTATCAGGAAACCCCATTGCAGTGCAAGCAGGTATTGCGACGCTTGACATGCTAAAAAATACAAATCCATACAATCAATTGAAATTAAACACACAAATTTTGGTTTCAAGAACAATGGGTCTTGCAAATACATACGATATACCATTGAGCGAAAATTCTTTTGGATCATGTTTTACATTTTTCTTTACAGAAAATAAGCCCACAAATTATCCCGAAGTATTAAAATCAAATGAACGACTATTCAAAAATTTCTTTTTAGGTATGATTAAGCGCGGTATATATTTTGCCCCTTCTCAATTTGAAGCAAACTTTTTATCAACGGCACACACAAAAAAAGATATTGAAATAACAATTAATGCTGCAGAAGAAATATTTAAAGAACTTAAAGACGCAAAATTCATAGTATGA